Below is a window of Bacteroidia bacterium DNA.
ATGCGCTGTAATTTCCTGTTTAAAATAATCAATTGTTTGAAAACTTTTTTTCGAAGCATCGTATTTTTGAGAAGTATAATTTCTAGTATTTGCAGGCTGTATGGACGTTTCTAAATGTCCCAGTGTATCCGTAATACGTAAACAAAAATGTTGATCGTTGCCGCCATCGCCCAAACCAAACAAATTTCCGTAATTGTTTCCGCCGCCAGATGAGCCATTAACAGCATCTTCAAAATCCAAGAAATCGTATGTTTTCGGAGCGTCGTCTGCATCCACACTTTTCACTAAAATACGATGTATCCCTGCTTTTATTTTCAATTGAACAATTTCATTGTCCATCGAAAAATTAATCGGATCGTTGTTCGAAAAAACCAAATCGTTGTCTAACCAAATTTTCATCGGAGAAGTCCGTCCGATACGAAATTGAACAGTTTCATCTTTACTTGCATTCACAAAAGTGTTCGCATAAAAAACATTTTTTTTGTAGCTGTCCGGCAAAAAATCTCCGAAAGAAATATCACCTTCGTTGGTTTCGTATGCCGGATTTACCCACGAAAAAAGGATTCCGGTGCTGTTCGTGTACGCTTTTGACGTGTCGTATTTATCCGTTTCAACGAGATACGGAATTTCATAACCGCTTCCAGAAATATCCTGAAAAGGACCTAAAAAACTCCATTTATAATGCCCGAATAAATCTGCGTATGCTTTGTCTGACTGGCTAAATTGGCGTTTTTGTTTCAAGGTCAAAGCAATATCTACTTCCGCAGAAATTTTTGCAACTTCACTATAATTTTTTTGTTTCACCACGTCCTCGTCTTTTCCCGTATACAAATCCTGAAACAACAAATAAATATTTTCGTTGTGCGTTTTATCAATTAATTTATTGATGTATTTTTTATACGATAATTCATCCTGTTCAATTTCAGAAAGATAAATCATTCCTTCCAAAGCAGAAACGTCTGTGCTGTCCGCTTTCAGGGCGTTTGAGAAGGCTTGTCGCGCAGCAATATCATTGTTGTTTTTGATAGAATCCCAACCTCCTTCTGCAAAAGAAGAAAAATGAAAAGCAAAAAATACGAGTATTAAAAGGCTAAGGGAACGTTTCACAGAGAAGATTTCTTTAGGTGGAACAAAAATTATTTTTTTGAAATCAGGATTTCACTTTTACCAATGTCATGCCACATTCTGGGCATTTCCCGGGTTTTGCGAATGTTTTATTTCCGCATTTCATCGGACATTCATACATGGCTTGTTTGGTAGTATCCGAAACAGCGCGCGTTTTATTGGTATCAGCTGGAATTGTTTTTTTTACAACCGTTGTGTCGGTTTTTACCGTAACATTTTCTTTTGTTCCGTTACTACTGCAACTTGGCAGCGTATATGCAAAAGATGCTGCCGCAGCAGCAATCAATATTCTCTTTTTCATACTTGAAAAAATATTTTTTCAAAGATAAAAATTCTATTCATTTAGACAACCACGTTTGGGCTTATTTTTCAAAACATAAAATTGCTACGTCTAAACAAATATAACTTATTCCTAATAATTTTCTTCAACAATTTTATATTGCGCGAATATATTTTAAACGAAATAAAAGCATCTCGAAAAATTAATTTTTCAAACCTGCTTTTGAAGCGGAGAAATTGTTTCAAAAAAATAATTTTTTCGTTTGCAATCTTCAATAAATCGCGGCAAGGCGTACAACATATTTTTTTCGGCTTTTACACTGTCGTGAAACAAAATAATAGAGCCTGAACGTGTATGCTGAATCGTGTTTTTCAAACATTTTTCAGGAGAAATATTTGGATTGTAATCGCCGCTCAAAACATCCCACATAATAATGGAATAATCGGTTTGTATGTGTTTGCATTGCGATTTTTTTATTTTTCCGTAAGGCGGACGAAATAAATTGGAAGGCACGATATCGGCACATTTTTTAATATTGTTGAAATAATCGTCGCTATTGGTTTTCCAGCCATTTACATGATTAAATGTATGGTTTCCAACGGCGTGATTTTCCGCTAAAATTTGTTGAAATAAATTCGGATATTTTTGCACGTTTTCGCCTACGCAAAAAAATGTGGCTTTCACATTTTCCTTTTTCAGAATATCCAAAACTGCCGGTGTTATTTCAGGAACGGGTCCGTCGTCAAACGTTAAAAAAATTGTATTTTTCTGAAAAGGAAACCTCCATATCAGCTGGCTGTAAAACTGGCGCAACAGATATGGAGGTTGTACGAAATACATTGATTTTACTACGATGAAGGAGGAATAAATCCTTGTTGCAATTTTGTCATTCTGTCTTGAAAGTTTTTCGACAATGCATCGTCTTTAAAGGTTTTGGTGATGTAAACCATTCGTTCCAGCATATCTTGCGCTTGTTCAATTTCGCGCTTGTATGTTGCCATGTCGTCTTTATCCACCGAATAATAATATTTCAAATCGCCTTCGTACAAATCAAATAAACGTTTGGCAATAACAGCACCTTTTGCATTGGCTCCCGCTTGATAATAATTGTAAACGATAGAGAACATGGTGCCATCGTAAGGAACATTTACTTCTGGCATTTCCAGCATACATTTGTCCAAAACCTTTATAGCGGAGTCTTTTTTGTTTTCTGATAGAAGAGCTTGTGCGAGCGTTCCCATCTGGATTCTCATATCTGTTGTCATCCTACGGATATTTTCATCCAAATAAACTCCAGGAGTGTTCATTCCGCCCCATTTGAATTTATTCATCACATTATCGTACATCAATTTGGTGTTTACGTAACTGCCTTCTTGTTGCATTTCTTGAGGAGTAGATTTAAACGGAACCAAACGGTATGCTAAGCCTTCCAATTGGAAATAGCCTTGTAAACCCATATACGCATCTGGACCAGTTGTTACAGCAAAATAAATTGGACGTTTCCAATCGTTGTGTGCCAACAAATCGAGCACCATCAAATCGCTTTTCATTACATAGTTTTTCTTCATCGTCCAATCAATCGCCGGAACG
It encodes the following:
- a CDS encoding heavy metal-binding domain-containing protein gives rise to the protein MKKRILIAAAAASFAYTLPSCSSNGTKENVTVKTDTTVVKKTIPADTNKTRAVSDTTKQAMYECPMKCGNKTFAKPGKCPECGMTLVKVKS
- a CDS encoding polysaccharide deacetylase family protein; its protein translation is MYFVQPPYLLRQFYSQLIWRFPFQKNTIFLTFDDGPVPEITPAVLDILKKENVKATFFCVGENVQKYPNLFQQILAENHAVGNHTFNHVNGWKTNSDDYFNNIKKCADIVPSNLFRPPYGKIKKSQCKHIQTDYSIIMWDVLSGDYNPNISPEKCLKNTIQHTRSGSIILFHDSVKAEKNMLYALPRFIEDCKRKNYFFETISPLQKQV